A genomic window from Brevibacillus agri includes:
- a CDS encoding IS4 family transposase, protein MDKNTLFSSFGKWVAPINIMKLQQRIDETDQDKYVKKLTTKAYLLLFLHAQLQQREGLRAIADDVLSKKFQQELGLSSISPAQLSRKNNRVEPALLEEVFVDLVQQIQRVSGKACSLRKHIKIIDSTTIGLCLQKYKWATFRETKAGIKIHLRLVFASQEDVYPEKISLTCAKSNDRTQMESLIDEIGAMYVFDRGYVDYEKFDEYTDQGIFFASRLKDNAETRHLYTFKVPPESSVLSDSMILLGTPQKRVDNVLRLIETHDSKGNRIRIITNRFDLEAEELSDIYRWRWQIELFFKWMKQHAKIKTFYGTSENAVWNQVFLALIAYCLLLLVKLERNSQHSLLQISRWLKVFLWQTFEQWIGRMDYQSKRTSRGRQKRK, encoded by the coding sequence ATGGACAAGAATACCCTATTTTCTTCATTTGGTAAATGGGTTGCACCCATCAATATTATGAAACTTCAACAACGAATTGACGAAACGGATCAAGACAAGTACGTGAAGAAGCTGACGACAAAAGCGTATCTTCTCCTATTTTTACATGCCCAACTTCAGCAACGCGAAGGGCTTCGAGCCATTGCTGACGATGTTCTATCAAAGAAATTTCAGCAAGAATTAGGACTGTCATCGATCAGCCCCGCACAGCTTAGTCGAAAAAACAATCGGGTAGAACCTGCTTTGCTTGAAGAAGTTTTTGTCGACCTTGTCCAGCAAATTCAACGCGTTTCTGGAAAAGCCTGCTCTCTTCGAAAACACATAAAGATCATTGATTCCACTACAATTGGATTATGTTTGCAAAAGTATAAGTGGGCAACCTTTCGCGAAACAAAGGCAGGAATCAAAATTCATCTTCGTCTCGTTTTCGCAAGCCAGGAGGATGTCTATCCTGAAAAGATTTCCCTAACTTGTGCCAAATCCAATGACCGCACCCAAATGGAGTCGCTGATTGATGAGATCGGAGCCATGTACGTCTTTGATCGAGGGTACGTGGATTATGAAAAGTTCGATGAGTATACCGATCAGGGCATCTTTTTTGCTTCACGTCTCAAGGATAACGCGGAAACTCGTCATTTGTATACTTTCAAAGTACCACCAGAAAGCTCCGTTTTATCTGACTCCATGATCCTTCTTGGAACGCCACAAAAACGGGTGGATAATGTGTTACGACTGATTGAAACGCATGATTCGAAAGGAAATCGTATTCGAATCATCACCAATCGGTTCGACTTAGAAGCAGAAGAATTGAGCGACATCTACCGTTGGCGCTGGCAAATAGAACTGTTTTTCAAATGGATGAAACAACACGCAAAGATCAAGACGTTCTATGGAACAAGTGAAAATGCGGTCTGGAATCAAGTTTTTCTCGCTCTCATTGCTTACTGCTTGTTGCTTCTTGTAAAGCTGGAAAGAAACAGTCAGCACAGTCTGCTGCAAATCAGTAGATGGCTCAAAGTGTTTCTCTGGCAGACCTTTGAACAATGGATAGGCAGAATGGATTACCAATCCAAACGAACATCCAGAGGGCGACAGAAAAGGAAGTAA
- a CDS encoding transposase gives MQRRRYSIEFKQQLIQEAHEVGNASQVARRHGIDPKMLYRWIRDSKHADWQNTSSEAKAVTSYTPSPGEFRELETENDKLKKLLGEKDLEIAILRDLVKKVNPAYRTKWR, from the coding sequence ATGCAACGGAGACGCTATTCAATCGAGTTCAAACAACAATTGATCCAGGAAGCCCACGAAGTAGGAAACGCTAGTCAAGTAGCCAGACGGCATGGGATAGACCCTAAAATGCTGTATCGATGGATACGTGACTCCAAACACGCAGATTGGCAGAATACGTCTTCCGAAGCTAAAGCTGTAACAAGCTATACCCCAAGTCCAGGAGAGTTTCGGGAACTGGAAACGGAGAATGATAAACTGAAGAAATTACTGGGAGAAAAGGACTTGGAAATCGCGATCCTTCGTGATCTTGTAAAAAAGGTGAACCCAGCTTATCGGACAAAATGGAGATAG
- a CDS encoding ISL3 family transposase, with amino-acid sequence MSNQFTTDLIGLPSFQLSHWDKTTETDWVVTLTPNPASHLCPLCLKESTNHARPGHRLLRHRFIPSWGTVWVRVPVYRQRCHDCQITWTLEWDGIPYRGTATFAFRQMAVELCQKRDLLSVSKQLGICYTTLERWYYQLAPQLLAKPQDHLTPTMVCLDEFALQKGHKYGVNLMDAQSGHIWQVTEGRSREQVRQALMNWPFATPPQVVVTDLAPGMAETVRGVWKDATVVADKFHVIQLFSKSLEAARKRTRSRGTHRRGRHEQRLLHTSPDKLKPEEQEELKAWFAQDPHLERLYNALQHMRTVYAAQTEESGKEALQQWITEHLTSPTSAVRSIAKTIVQWRQSVQNYFSFRVTNAPIEGTHNKVKVIKRRAYGYRNIERFKIRIRLECKPAI; translated from the coding sequence TTGTCTAACCAGTTTACCACAGACTTAATCGGCCTTCCATCGTTTCAACTTTCCCATTGGGACAAAACGACTGAAACCGATTGGGTAGTGACTCTCACTCCCAATCCAGCCTCTCATCTGTGTCCTCTCTGCCTGAAAGAGAGCACCAATCATGCTCGCCCAGGGCACCGTCTTCTTCGTCACCGCTTTATTCCTTCATGGGGTACTGTCTGGGTACGTGTTCCTGTATATCGACAACGTTGCCACGATTGCCAGATCACCTGGACTCTCGAATGGGATGGAATTCCCTATCGAGGAACGGCTACTTTTGCGTTTCGTCAAATGGCCGTTGAGTTGTGTCAGAAGAGGGATTTGCTTAGCGTTTCCAAACAACTCGGAATCTGCTATACGACATTGGAACGGTGGTATTACCAACTGGCTCCTCAGCTTCTCGCTAAGCCCCAAGATCATCTTACGCCTACTATGGTCTGTCTGGACGAGTTTGCTCTCCAAAAAGGACACAAGTACGGTGTCAACCTCATGGATGCACAAAGCGGGCATATCTGGCAGGTTACAGAAGGGCGTTCACGTGAGCAGGTTCGTCAGGCTCTCATGAACTGGCCCTTTGCTACGCCTCCACAGGTTGTTGTGACAGACTTGGCTCCTGGAATGGCTGAGACGGTTCGCGGTGTTTGGAAGGATGCCACGGTAGTAGCGGACAAGTTCCACGTCATTCAGCTCTTCTCCAAATCGTTAGAAGCTGCTCGTAAACGTACCCGTTCGCGGGGAACTCATCGCCGGGGTAGACATGAACAACGTCTGCTCCACACATCTCCTGATAAACTGAAACCTGAGGAACAGGAGGAATTGAAAGCCTGGTTCGCTCAAGATCCCCATTTGGAACGCCTTTACAACGCTCTTCAGCACATGAGAACGGTATATGCAGCTCAGACAGAAGAGTCGGGAAAAGAAGCACTCCAACAATGGATAACCGAGCACCTCACATCTCCCACCTCTGCCGTCCGTTCGATTGCAAAAACAATCGTTCAATGGCGACAGTCGGTTCAGAATTATTTTTCGTTTCGAGTTACAAATGCTCCGATTGAAGGGACACACAACAAAGTGAAAGTCATCAAGCGACGAGCCTATGGGTATCGCAACATCGAGCGGTTCAAGATTCGAATTCGGCTGGAGTGTAAACCAGCCATATAA
- a CDS encoding transposase: MYILQPSLFSFEELQKLESKERLPLFFSVLDLRPYAKELRSITPQGATGHSREAILRSLLAAPFEGISQFTALHLRLTSDLRFRYQCGFPIDRPVPSIATFSRVFAQIVQKSVAEKLFYDLVMQCREEGIITGTTIAIDSTAIDAYEKKQPKSRCQGTGNATWGAKFDSFGNKITWFGYKIHLAVDADSELPVALEVTPAHVNDGDMAPPLLAQVNNQAKEVCKNYVMDGGYDHLKNYEIAHQYKAQAIIPLNLRNEKEPPAGYTSNGTPRCSMGFEMVYAGADGTHLKFRCPHVMGKVECPHGSAWCSSSNYGMVVKVNVHDDLRRFSLPHRDTKNWKKMYHKRTSVERCNARLKENLTANDLHVGGIQKVKTYVYLNAIVLLVSALAGKKAKPSKKTA, encoded by the coding sequence TTGTATATTCTCCAGCCATCACTTTTTTCCTTTGAGGAACTGCAAAAACTTGAATCGAAAGAACGTCTGCCCTTATTTTTTTCGGTTCTGGACTTACGCCCGTACGCCAAAGAATTGAGAAGCATTACGCCCCAAGGGGCAACGGGACACAGCCGCGAAGCGATTTTACGGTCTTTGTTGGCGGCTCCTTTCGAAGGAATTTCGCAATTTACTGCTCTTCATCTGAGACTCACAAGTGATTTACGCTTTCGTTACCAGTGTGGGTTTCCCATTGATCGACCCGTTCCATCCATTGCAACGTTTAGTCGCGTATTTGCTCAAATTGTCCAGAAAAGCGTTGCCGAGAAGCTGTTTTACGACCTCGTCATGCAATGCCGTGAAGAGGGAATCATTACAGGAACGACCATTGCCATCGACAGCACGGCGATTGATGCGTATGAAAAAAAGCAACCGAAATCTCGCTGCCAAGGAACAGGAAACGCCACCTGGGGAGCCAAGTTCGACTCCTTTGGCAATAAAATCACGTGGTTCGGTTACAAAATTCATCTGGCAGTAGACGCGGACAGCGAATTGCCTGTTGCTTTAGAAGTCACTCCTGCTCACGTCAACGATGGAGACATGGCTCCTCCTCTCCTGGCACAAGTGAACAACCAAGCCAAGGAAGTGTGTAAGAATTACGTGATGGATGGTGGATACGATCATCTCAAGAACTACGAAATCGCTCATCAATACAAGGCACAGGCTATCATTCCTCTAAACCTCCGAAACGAGAAAGAGCCACCTGCTGGTTATACGTCAAACGGAACGCCTCGATGCAGCATGGGATTTGAAATGGTGTACGCAGGTGCTGACGGAACCCATCTCAAATTTCGTTGCCCGCATGTGATGGGAAAAGTAGAGTGCCCACACGGCTCAGCTTGGTGCTCTTCCTCCAACTACGGAATGGTCGTAAAAGTGAACGTCCACGATGATCTCCGCAGATTTTCTTTGCCACATCGGGACACAAAGAATTGGAAGAAGATGTATCACAAACGGACGAGTGTAGAGCGATGCAATGCCCGTTTAAAGGAAAACCTGACAGCGAATGATCTACATGTCGGTGGCATTCAAAAAGTGAAAACGTATGTGTATTTGAATGCTATCGTATTATTGGTGTCTGCTCTGGCAGGAAAGAAAGCCAAGCCATCTAAAAAAACGGCCTAA